Sequence from the Pedobacter sp. D749 genome:
TTTCTTGTTTATAAAGAGGATGCATGAGAAATGCAATTTTATCGCCTATAAACATATTTTTATTTGTAATCCCCAACAAATGTCGCTCTCGCGCAGACCTACCGTGTGGACACAACTCTGTTAAATTTCATTCTTTTTTAGCGTAGTTGTCAAGGTCGATCGTCATGCTGATCCGATGGCTATCGGATTTATTTCAGCATCTTTCCTACTGTTAAGAGCCCCCTGATTCTAAAAAAAACTATCAAGTATTAAAAGAAATATTTATTTATTTTTCCGCTCTATGCCGCGGGGCATGGTAGTTTTTCGCAGATCAAGTTGTTTTTAGCTGTGCTCAAGAATGCTGGCGCATTTTGGAGCGCCAAAGTACCCAAAGCGCTCTGTCAATCCAGCAATGGGCCTTTTACACAACCCTACACTCATCAAAAAAACAGCGGCACTTCGTTTTGTGTTCAATATTTCTTAAAGCTTTAATTAGCGTCTATGAACACAAAACCACTGCGTTTCAGGTTTGTTTGTGCCAATTGTAATGAACTACTCCTGTTTTTTTGAATCTCCTGGCCCTTGGTATTGACGGCGTTCTTCGGTAAAACCTGTAAATTTATTAAAGCAAGCTAGCCAAACGCCTAAAAAATTAACCTCAAAAAGATGTGTCATCCAAAAGGCGCAGGCCGGGATCTTAAAGCTTAAGCATTAAGATTCCCATAGAATCCGGGTTGTGAATAACGGAACGCCTTATAAATACTCAATGCCATCTATATCTCCGTAGCTAAAAATTGTAAATGATATCTTTAAACTTTCTTTAATCATCCATAAATCTGTAGATTTTACCCTTATTTTTCGCTAACCTGAAATTTATTGTGATTTTTGTGCCATAACCATAGCTTATAATTTGCAGATATAAACCATATTTTATCCATTCATTTTAATTCTGATGTAATGAATATGGCTTTTTGGATATTTGCTTAACACGTGAAAAATATGTTTGAAAAGAAAGTTTACCTCCAAAGAAGAGCAGCACTAAAATCAAAGATAAGTTCGGGAATATTACTCTTTTTGGGTAATGAAGAAAGTCCGATGAATTATAAAGACAATACCTATCATTTTAGGCAGGATAGTACCTTTTTATATTATTTTGGGATCAGTGAGCCATCTTTAGGCGCTATTATCGACCTGGATGAAGATCAGGTCATTCTTTTTGGCGATGAAATGGGCATTGATGATATTGTGTGGATGGGCAGGCAGAAGACACTTGAAGAAAAAAGTCTGGATGCCGGCCTAACCAAAGTTCTGCCTTTTGCGCAACTAAACACTTATCTTAAACAGTACCAGGATAAAAATCGTGAGGTTCATTTTTTACCTCCCTACCGTGCTGAGAATAAGATTAAATTGGCCAACTGGCTTAACCTGCCAATCGATCAACTTAAAGAAAAAGCTTCGCTAAACTTTATTAAAGCTGTTGTTGCACAACGGTCGGTTAAATCTGTCGAAGAAGTTGAAGAGCTGGATCGTGCTGCAGCAAGATCTGCCGATATTCATTTAATGGTGATGCAGCAGGCAAAACCTGGTATGTACGAACGCGAACTTGCAGCAAAAATTCAAGCTGCTGCGCTAGCTTCGGGTGGTAATCTGGCCTATCCGGTTATTTTAACGGTTCGCGGCGAAATTCTGCATAACCATTACCATGGCAATCAGCTCCAGGAAGGTCAGCTGGTTTTAAACGATTCTGGGGTAGAAACTGCTTTAGGCTATGCCGGCGATCTTACGCGTACTTTTCCTGTAGGCAAAAAGTTTAGTGCTGAGCAAAAAGATGTTTATGATATCGTATTAAATGCTTATACGCATGGCAAAAATATGCTGGCTCCGGGGGTAAGGTACTTAGATGTACATTTGGCTTCGTGTAAAATGCTGGCACAGGGTTTAAAAGATATTGGCCTGATGAAAGGTAATGTAGACGATGCCGTGCAGGCTGGTGCGCATGCTATGTTCTTTCAATGTGGAACAGGGCATATGATGGGCTTAGATGTACACGATATGGAAGATTTAGGTGAGCAGTACGTAGGTTATACAGATGAGCTGACTAAAAACACCAGCCAGTTCGGATTGAAATCGTTAAGGTTGGGCAAAGCGCTGGAAGCGGGTTATGTATTAACTGTAGAACCAGGTGTTTACATTATCCCGGAACTAATAGACCGTTGGAAGGCCACTAACCAGTTTGGCGAATTTATTAACTACGATAAATTGGAGCAGTTTAGAAACTTTAGCGGCATCAGGGTCGAAGACGATTTTCTGGTTACCGAAAACGGAAGCCGGATGTTAGGGAAGCATTTAGCTTTAACTACAGATGAAATTGAATCCATTAGGAGCGAAGCTTATTAGTAACGTTGCTTATTTGAAATAACTGTTGTTTTTTGTGGAGCGCAAGGCCTTTCGATTTTTTTAAGGATAGTCCTGACAGAAGCACAGAACCAGGGTTAAATAAACCTGATAGAGCGGATGCTCCCGATTCTTCATCGGAGCAGGAGGGATAGCAGGACTACCGTAACCGATGAAAACTGAGACTGCTTTTCAAATTAATATTTTGCTAAAATAACGACATCACAAATAGTAAAGAGCCATTAAAGGGAGCATAGATCTTTTAAAATGACAGATGTTTTTTGTTTTGGAGCGCAGGTCCATTCGATTTTTTTAAAGAATGTTCCTGCCATCCGCTTTATTCCGATGAAGGATCGGAATGCCCGCTGCTGTCAGGGCTAGATACCTCGGCAGAAGCACAGAACCAGGGTTAAATAAACCTGATAGAACGGATGCTCCCAATTTTTCATCGGAGCGGGAGGGATAGCAGGACTACCATAACCGATGAAAAACTGAAACTGCTTTTCAAATTAATAATACGCTATTGCAACATGATAACCAGCAAAAAGATATGAAAAAAATAACCTCCTTAACCCTAGTTTTCTTAACGTTTAATACCCTGCTTTTTGCACAAAACCCAAAAAAGGTTTACACTTTGGCCGATACTTTAAGGGGAAGCTTAAATGCCGAACGGACCTGGTGGGATGTGCAGCGTTACGAACTTTCGGTTAAGCCCGATTACAATGATAAGAGCATAACAGGCTCAAATAAAATCGTTTACAAAGTAGTGCAGCACAATAATGGTAATACCCGTATGCAGATTGATTTACAGGAGCCATTAATCATTGATAGTGTTTTATATAATGGCGGTTCAAAGGTAAAATTCGGACATGTCGGCAGTGTCTGGTATGTACATGTGCCTGCGCAAAAGTTATCGGCGCTGAATAATGTCCATATATTTTACCATGGAAAAGTACACCAGGCCAAAAGAGCACCCTGGGATGGTGGTTTTATTTTTACTACCGATTCGCTTTCGCGTCCTTGGATGACAGTGGCCTGCCAGGGCTTGGGTGCTTCGGTTTGGTATCCAAATAAGGATCATCAAAGCGACGAGCCTAATCTGGGAGCATCTTTAACCATGACTGTTCCGGATACATTGGTAGCAGTAGGTAACGGGCGCCTGGTATTTAAAAAGGATAACCACGATGGTACCACGACCTATCAGTACAATGTTAAAAATCCGATCAGTAATTATTGCATTATCCCTTACATAGGTAAGTATGTTAATTTTAAGGAGAAATATGCAGGCGAAAAAGGTGCCCTTGATGTGAATTATTGGGTGCTTGATTACAATTACCCAAAGGCTAAAACCTACATGCCCGATCAGGTGCATAAAATGATGAAAAGTATGGAGCATTGGTTTGGC
This genomic interval carries:
- a CDS encoding aminopeptidase P family protein gives rise to the protein MFEKKVYLQRRAALKSKISSGILLFLGNEESPMNYKDNTYHFRQDSTFLYYFGISEPSLGAIIDLDEDQVILFGDEMGIDDIVWMGRQKTLEEKSLDAGLTKVLPFAQLNTYLKQYQDKNREVHFLPPYRAENKIKLANWLNLPIDQLKEKASLNFIKAVVAQRSVKSVEEVEELDRAAARSADIHLMVMQQAKPGMYERELAAKIQAAALASGGNLAYPVILTVRGEILHNHYHGNQLQEGQLVLNDSGVETALGYAGDLTRTFPVGKKFSAEQKDVYDIVLNAYTHGKNMLAPGVRYLDVHLASCKMLAQGLKDIGLMKGNVDDAVQAGAHAMFFQCGTGHMMGLDVHDMEDLGEQYVGYTDELTKNTSQFGLKSLRLGKALEAGYVLTVEPGVYIIPELIDRWKATNQFGEFINYDKLEQFRNFSGIRVEDDFLVTENGSRMLGKHLALTTDEIESIRSEAY
- a CDS encoding M1 family metallopeptidase, which encodes MKKITSLTLVFLTFNTLLFAQNPKKVYTLADTLRGSLNAERTWWDVQRYELSVKPDYNDKSITGSNKIVYKVVQHNNGNTRMQIDLQEPLIIDSVLYNGGSKVKFGHVGSVWYVHVPAQKLSALNNVHIFYHGKVHQAKRAPWDGGFIFTTDSLSRPWMTVACQGLGASVWYPNKDHQSDEPNLGASLTMTVPDTLVAVGNGRLVFKKDNHDGTTTYQYNVKNPISNYCIIPYIGKYVNFKEKYAGEKGALDVNYWVLDYNYPKAKTYMPDQVHKMMKSMEHWFGPYPFYEDGYQLIDASHTGMEHQSAVSYGNGYKFGYRGRDMSGNGWGLKWDFIIIHESGHEWFGNNITTNDLADMWVHEGFTNYSETLFVDYIFGNQAGNEYNFGIRKGIKNDSPIIPAYGVNAQGSGDMYPKGGNMLHSIRHSLNNDELFRAILRGLNQTFYHQTVTTAQIENYVSKKAGYNFSKVFDQYLRTVQVPTFEYYLKDGKAFYRYSDCVKGFNLPLSLKKEGIKALKIIPSQNWQQVTLAKGQDALFTKQVIEFMYYLQVKNTK